Genomic DNA from Corylus avellana chromosome ca4, CavTom2PMs-1.0:
TGCAACCCCATGATTTTGTCTTTGAACTCAGTTGGCATACTGGGTGGTTGCTCTTCAACCGTTGGCTTCTCCTCTGCCGGCTTCTTCACCTGCCTTTCGGGTTTCCTACACTTCCCTTCTTCTCGAGTACTCTGGTTGGAATTTTTCGGCTCAAAATTCAAGGGGTTTTTGGGAGGTATTACCCTCaccctctttttcttcttctctttctcctcCTCCAGACCCTTTTCATTGTCACAATCCAATGATACTGCAGATCGCTTTTTCCGGCtgaatttaattaaatcaatcaaaatCCTCTCGGTGAgcatttcatcttcttcatccttATTTTTAGCCACAGCTCTGATCTCCTCCCTAATCTTGTTGAAGGACCCACATAAGGCAGGAGAATCGCCCCTCAAATCCTCAAGAGTgaccatctttctttttcttattgaGTTCTGAAAGAGTTTCAGAGaatcaaagaaaggaaagaaattagTTGGTAACAAAGTAGAAGCACCAAGCAGAAAAAAAGTGATGAAACTGATTATTGAGTTTTTTCTTCTGAA
This window encodes:
- the LOC132177892 gene encoding B3 domain-containing protein At3g25182-like encodes the protein MAVNMAKRRYGTASPSTTKLRKALHLRVVSGLGSLRPKQFLQFINTPISGFRRKNSIISFITFFLLGASTLLPTNFFPFFDSLKLFQNSIRKRKMVTLEDLRGDSPALCGSFNKIREEIRAVAKNKDEEDEMLTERILIDLIKFSRKKRSAVSLDCDNEKGLEEEKEKKKKRVRVIPPKNPLNFEPKNSNQSTREEGKCRKPERQVKKPAEEKPTVEEQPPSMPTEFKDKIMGLHGRDVKLVIQKKLTTTDMEDSQDRLSIPRGQMRAYFLTQEEEAKLEEKEEDGIHLKGLKVALIEPSLKESAIFLKKWKLGSGSTYMLSSPWKNVANKNGLKKGNIVQLWSFRVDHNPCLALIKLQN